In Ovis canadensis isolate MfBH-ARS-UI-01 breed Bighorn chromosome 3, ARS-UI_OviCan_v2, whole genome shotgun sequence, one DNA window encodes the following:
- the TMEM178A gene encoding transmembrane protein 178A isoform X2: MAVAVLLCGCIVATVSFFWEESLTQHVAGLLFLMTGIFCTISLCTYAASISYDLNRLPKLVYSLPDDVEHGYSWSIFCAWCSLGFIVAAGGLCIAYPFISRTKIAHLKSGRDSTV, from the exons ATGGCTGTGGCTGTCCTGCTTTGTGGCTGCATTGTGGCCACAGTCAGCTTCTTCTGGGAGGAAAGCCTGACCCAGCACGTGGCTGGACTCCTTTTCCTCATGACAG GAATATTTTGCACCATTTCCCTCTGCACTTACGCTGCCAGCATCTCCTATGATTTGAACCGGCTCCCGAAGCTAGTTTATAGCCTGCCTGATGATGTGGAACACGGCTACAGCTGGTCTATCTTTTGTGCCTGGTGCAGTTTAGGCTTTATTGTGGCAGCTGGAGGTCTCTGCATTGCTTACCCATTTATCAGCCGGACCAAGATTGCACATCTAAAGTCTGGCAGGGACTCCACGGTATGA